The following is a genomic window from Pantoea vagans.
ATTATGGCTGTCCGTAGTGCGTTACTTAAGGGGTCAGGATTCGTTTGTTGAGAGCGAGTTTAGCCACGGCATCCTATAATGGTTACGCTAATATTATTGAGATATATCATTAACAATCGCGCTTACAAAATAGCCTGTTTGTTACTATAGACTGAAAAAGGTCCTATAGAATAAGTATGAAGGGCATGAGATCACTCAATTCATTACCATTCAATTGACGTAATTTATCCAAAATGGTCAGGAGAACAATTTATGATGTTAGTAAACAGGTTAAATGGGATTTCATTGATGCTGGTCGTGCTGAGTCTTACCGCTTGTACACACCATGCTGAGGATTCCCAACGCCTCGCGATGCGCAACCCGGCGAGTGTCTGGTGTCTTCAGCGTGGAGGACAGGAGTTAAATGAGAAATCATCCTCTGGCGCAGTGACCTATTGTCTGTTGCCCTCTGGAGAGAAAATTGAGCAATGGGCTCTGTATCATCGGGATCATCCACAGTAACCCGCCGGTTAGCTGATATCGGGTAAGTAAAAATATGCATCTGTACTAAACGCCGGGATGCATATAGAACATTCAGGATACTTACTTTACCTTCTCTTTCAGGTGCTCTGAACATACAGTCTGTTCCGGGCACCTGTCGCCTTTCAGTCACCAAAAAGCACGTTCTTATCTTTACTGTTGCCCACAGGCTGGTTCAAAAAATAAGCGAAATTCTGTTTTCAGTCATCAATTTTCAGAACGTAAAATGAAGGCTATTTTGAAGTTAAGATCACGAAGTATTGCTGATGTATTGTTATGTCCCAGCAGGAATATAAAAATTTTATCTTTTTGTGGTTTGCGACTTTATTTTATTCTTATTTTATTACCAGTGATCTACTGATTATTGTTAACGATTTCATTAATAGTTAATATTCATTCTAATATGAGCTTTGTTTTTTACACCTTTGCAAAACAATAACTTAATTTGTTTTTTTCAGAAATCGACCTCGATTTATTGATTCAGATCAATGTCTGAGACAAACTCAGTTTTAACACATGCTGACCCTGGTGATATTCTTTATTTAATTAGCGGAAGCTTCTTAAATAATAATATTTTCGTGAGGGTAATCTATTGAAACACTTTGGAAGTGTAGCGCTGTGCTGTACCTTTTTTATCTGCACAAGATCGTATGCAGGTATAATGCGTCACGATATTGATGTACAGGAGTATCGTGATTTTGCTGAAAACCTCGGTAGCTATTCGGTGGGTTTGACAGATGTGCCTGTCTATAAAAAAGACGGTACATTATCGGGTTATCTTGACTTTGCTATGCCCGATTTCAGTATGGTAGCTAATTATGGTTACAGTACTCTGGTCGCGCCCTCTTATGTAGCCAGTGCAAAGCACAATACGGGTTATCAGTCGGTGGCATTCGGCAAAGGTGCCCAGTATGGCGCCACCTACAAGCTGATCAATCGTAATGAATCACCTTCTGTCGACTTTCATCTGCCACGTCTGAACAAAGTCGTTACCGATGCCTCACCTGTTGATGCCATTGAAAAAACTGAGATGCAAAAAGGGGATGCTTCTCGCTATTCCTGGTTTACCCGTATTGGCGGTGGTACTCAAAGCCAGGTCAGTGAAGATCAGACCGAACAAATTACACTCAGTGGTGCCTATAAATGGGTGAGCGGAGGAACGATCAACGCTGGCACTATAAAGCGCTTATCGGGAAACCTGCGTGGTACCAGTTATGGACCGGACAATGCCCTTACTTCGCCTCTCTCAATTGGCACGATGAGTGGGGATAGTGGTAGTCCGATTATGGTTTACGATGAGGTAGATAAGGCCTGGAAGATTGGCGGCGTGCTATACGGCATAGTCGTAACTGATAATGTTTATGGTACTACCAGTATCTGGACATATGTTCCTGATGGTTTTATTCAAAAAACCGTTGCTGCCAATACCTCGCCTGATGTCGTCGATCTGGCAGGTAAAGGCACGATTTTCTGGGACAATACCGCGATCACACAATATGGTTCCTCCTGGTCATGGGCGGGCCTGAATTCGACCTATGCGTCAGCGGCGCCCTCTACCGCCACCAATGCAGAACTTGATGCCACCAAAGATCTTCGCTTCAACGGTGCTGGCGGACTGATCACCCTGAATACACCTATCAACATGGGTGCTGGCAAACTTCAGTTTTCAAATGATTACACTGTCGCGTCTGCTGCTGGCGTCAATGCGACCTGGGCTGGCGGTGGTATTGAGGTTGACGCGGACAAAGAGGTCCTGTGGCAGGTAAATGGCCTGGCAAGCGATGCCCTGCATAAAATTGGCGCAGGTACACTGCATATCAACGCCGTGGGTAAAAACCCGGGTTCGCTGAATGTGGGTGAGGGTACAGTCATCCTCGATCAGCAAGCTGATAGCTCAGGCAACAAACAGGCTTTCTCTTCGGTCACCCTGGTCAGCGGTCGGCCAACCGTTGTACTGAATGATGAAAATCAGGTAGCTACAGACAAGATCTTCTTTGGCTACCGCGGTGGCCGTTTAGATGTAAATGGTAATACTGTTAACTTCATTAAAATCAATCACACTGACAGTGGTGCTCGTCTGGTTAACCATAGTCAGAAGGCGTCTACGGTCAATATCAATGGTTATCATTCTAAAGATATTGTCATTAACACTCTTGATACTAATAACCGTAACGGTACGCCTGGGTCAATTTATTATTATAAAAAAGTGAACCAACCTGCTGAGTATTTTCAACTTCAGAAAAGCAAATATACCTATTATCCCCAGTCTAAAAAGACGACCTCGGAATGGACCTACCTGGGTACAGACCTGGATAAAGCGGTTAATTACCGCCTGACCCAGTTAAACGGCCAGGTTTTCCGCGGCTTTCTGGGCGAAACCCTTGGAAATGTGCTGAATGGCGTGATGAATGTCAATATTCTTTCTGAACAAGCTTCGACGCTTACAGCGCTTACCGGAGGGATGAATTTAAACGGTAACCTGAGTGTCGAAAATGGCACCACTATTCTTTCTGGTCAGCCGGTCCCACATGCGGGTGGTGTTGTCATTGATGATGACTGGAACACATCGCTGTTTAAAGCCGACCAGATCAACGTAGGGTCAGGTGCACATTTTCAGGTGGGTGAATATGCCGGTGTCAAAGCCAGCATTACCGCTGCTGAGTCGGCCACACTTTCGTTTGGCTACAACGACAGCCAGCTGGCGGGTGAAAAGAGCTGGCGTTGCTACTCTGCAATTTATTCAGATGATGTCTCCTGCAGTCAGCCGGTGCGCAGTGCGGATGCACTGGCACTTCTGCCCGCCAGTGAAGTGGAAGGTGATGTTCAACTGGCCAATAACGCCTCACTTTACCTTGGAAAGGTTAACTACCAGGGGGCAGTGACATCAACAGGCAGTAGTCTTATGACGCTGGATGCCAATGCGAACTGGACGATGACCGGCAACAGTAATGTCAGTTCACTTCTGGCGAAAAGTGGGTCAACACTTTCAATGGTGCCTTCAGGCACCTGGAGCGCCAAAACGCTTAATATCGATACGCTGGATGCGACCGGGTTAAATCTGATGTTAGGCGTTAAGCCCTCCACCCTTGAAAGCGACAAACTGATTGTAAAAAACGCGTTGACTGGTGGCCACAACCTGCTGGATGTGAGTCTGCTAATCGGGAGTGAAGAGAACGTTGCGCTGACACAGGATCTTGTGATGGTTGATGCACCCGCTGGCACGTCGCACAGCTATTTCTCCTTTGCAGATAGCTACAGCGGTTTTAGCGTTTACACCCCAAATTATCAGGTGGAAGACGATAACGACCGTGTTTTGTGGGTGCTGGAAAGTAACAAGTCGCCTGAGCCGGAACCGACGCCAGTACCCGCTCCGGAAGTTACCCCGGAGCCAGCGCCAGAAGTCACGCCTGAGCCGGAACCGACGCCAGTACCCGTCCCGGAAGTTACACCGGAGCCAGCGCCAGCGCCAGAAGTCACGCCGGAGCCGGAACCGACGCCAGCACCCGCCCCGGAAGTTACCCCGGAGCCAGAACCAGCGCCGGCGCCAGAAGTCACGCCGGAGCCGGAACCGACGCCAGCACCAACCCCGGAAGTTACTCCGGAGCCAGCGCCAGCGCCGACGCCAGAAGTCACGCCTGAGCCGGAACCGACGCCAGCACCCGCCCCGGAAGTTACCCCGGAGCCAGAACCAGCGCCGGCACCAGAAGTCACGCCTGAGCCGGAACCGACGCCAGCACCAGATGCATCGGCAGAAGATAATGCAACTGCAGAGCAAGCTGCTATTGAGAAAGCGAAAGCAGAGGAGGACGCTAAATCTAAAGCAGAGGCTGAAGCAAAAGCGAAAGCTGAAGAAAAAGCCAAAGAGGAAGCAGCGAAAGCAGAAGAAGCCAAAAAACCGGCATTCGACCCGGATGACTGGTTCACGGTTTACGATAACCTGCCACTGATTCAGCATACGCGCGCCCTGTTGGCATCACGCCAGTATATTTTTAGTGAAGCAGTCAGCCAGCTGTATAACCGTACCGATAGCCTGCGTGCTTCGCCAGAAAGCAGCGGATCATGGGCAACCATTGAGCAGAAAAAAGGGCATTTTCTTGGACTCGACGTCAACCAGCAGACACTGAATGTGGGCTGGGATACCCGCAGCGACACGCAAACAGTGGGTATCAGTGCCAGCTATACGCAGGGTGAGGTAAAAGGGGAGGGTCATGAAAAGCATCGACTGGCTACCGTCGGTGCGTTTTACTCCTGGCAGTCTGATGCGGGATGGTTCTTTGATGCGACCAGTCGTTATATGTATCTCAATCAGGAGATAACGCTGGATCCTGCTTTAAATATTAACGGTATGAAAAAGGACAGCCATATGCTGGCTGGCAGCCTGCGCACCGGCTATCAGTTTGCGCTGGCTGACGATACCCTGTTTATCTCACCGTTTGTTGGTGTAACCGCAGGTGTCATGTCCGGCTATACCCTGAAAGGGGAGGATGCGTCAGTTTCATTAAGTTCATCCACACCTTACTTCACCAGCAGCGGGTTCATGGTGCAGAAACGCGGTCTGGGTGCATTAATGCCGAATATTAACGTCAGCGCCAGTCTGGCCTATCAGTATTCACCTGGCAAAAATGGCTCCACAACCACGCTCTCCGATCGTCAGTCAAACCGGCAATACAGCGCCTGGTCAGATAACCGTTATCGTGGCAGTGTAGGGCTGGAAGGCATTATTGCGCCTGGCCTTTCACTGAATGCGAAAGTAGAGAGCAGTTTTGGTGGTGAATTCAAAACGGATTACAGTGGCCTTGTCGGCCTGTCATATCACTTCTGATATCCGTGTCTGAATAATATCAGAGCATCACTGCATGAAAGGGTGATGCTCTGACTTATCGATACATTACGCCTGCTGGAAAATATCAGTCTGCGCGACGTACCCTAAGACCAAAAGGGATAATCTGCAGGACAGTCAATCCTCAGCGGATAACGTATTAATGTTAATGTTTTCTCCTTATTTCAGATTCAGCAAACTAATCGCCAGACTTCCGCAGGCACTTCGGTATAAGTCTCATTCATGATTAATTCGGCTTTACGATGATCGTAGGCGCCATCAAATGAAGAGATATCGTCAGAAGGCAGTTTTTTCCGCATATAGCTTGTCACGATATCCAGAATATCGGTTGACGGGCAGTTCCTTAACTTATTCAGATAGTAGACTTTGTTCATAATATTTTGCTGACGTTAACCTGTAAAATGAGCTTATGCGCGGTCTTAACTTTATCCAAGCTGACTCGCTCTTATATCAATGCTGCCAGGTAAATAACCCTGTTCCTGACAACAGATATACGTATGTCCTTGCGCATCGGTGCGATCAGATGCGGCCTGTTGCATCTGACGCCGCACAGATCCGGCTAAGCGAAAGGTTATCCCTCTGAAGGGTTAATGTAATTCATTGATTTTATCTGATTTTTTTATGTGCATTACTCTGCCATAATCCCATGTCAGGTTGAAGAGATAGGCATAAATCAGGAAAAACAGTACCAGTCCACATTCCAGTTTCAGCGCGGCGAATAGGGTAATATCCAGCCACCATGCGGCAAAGGGTATCAATACTAATAACAGGCCAGCCTCAAACAGCACAGCATGCACGCACCTTATTCGCCAGTCCTTTTTAAATCCGGTTCGCAACTGTATGCTGTCAAACATCAGGTTGAACAGATAGTTCCATCCCATCGCCAGCGTTGATGAAACTATGGTTAACAGTGCCGACTGAGCAGGCGCTGCAGAAGCAAAAATAATCAGAATAATAAAGACCAGAACATTAGCCACGACTTCAAAAATAACAGCGTGCAATACTCTTTCTGTGGTGGTTCGCACCGGAGATAAATCGTGTTCCAAACCAGGCTCTCATTATTCAGTCAGGCACCGTTACTGACGCGGGATAAATTCAGGTTAATCGTCAGGCAGAGCCGATTATATTTCAGGCGCTGCACCTTACCCTGCCTTAAACCGATGAGAATTTAGCACCGCACCGTCAGAAAGTGAAACGTAGTAAAATTCTGACGATAAAAACCCGGTCAGGTTTGATATGTATCAACTCTTACACGAAACCGGCTTTTATTGTTTAGCTGCCTGTCGTATCAGCACGGCTCTCCCTCTTCAGCTATCTGACTGCTAAGCTCACCTATTGCTCTGGTCGCTACTGCATGGCTTCGCCTGACGGATTCGGGGCGATGATAGCAATCGTGGATGGCAGTGGAACATTAAATGATTAATTAGATGATATATAGATTTATATTTTAATATTTATATTAATGGTGGTTTTTAAAACTGGTTAGAGGCGCAGTTTACTGTTCTGAAGCGCCTGCCGGTTCTGAATGGCTGCAGTAAATGTGATGCCCAATCAACGTTCGCAGCCTGTTTTTTCAGCGCCTTTTCAGTGACTGAAGACGGGGTTCTGTAGCGAAAACGTTAGCGTGTAACCGGCGGCACCAGGTGCATGCGTTGACCGGACAATCTGCTCACGCCAGGTTCTCTGCGGTATAAATCATGAAGTCTACTTTTCCACTGGCATACTCATCGGGTTTCACTTTCTGCTCCAGATAATTCAGCATCAGCTGTACCGCCAGCTGAGCATGCTGCCGGGTATTCTGATCCAGCGTCAGCGCAACGCTCTGCTGCGCCATCAGCGTGCGTGTCGTGGCGTAAAGCTCATGGGTGACCCAGACGCACTGGTTAAGCTGGCGATGCCGTGCCAGCGCCTGTCCGATTTCGGTATTCCCCAGCCCGGTGTTGTAAATTCCCCGCAGATTCCCGCTCTGAATCAGCTGCTTCTCCAGCAACTTACTAAGAGTGTCGCGATTTTCCTGAGCGGCCAGAACATCGCGCAGCTGCAGATGAGGAAACCGACTGGTTATCAGTTCGCGAAATCCTTCAATGCGCTGACGATGCGCGCTGTAGTCCTGGTGCCCACTGACCATCAACACCTCGCCGGGCTGATGCACCATTTTGCCCAGCAGCTGAGCCGCAGTACGTCCTGCCTGCAACTGATTAATTCCCACATGGCAGAGCCGGGCAGCACCGGGCAAATCAGTAACCAGCGAGATCACCGGCACGTCACACGTTTCGCAGTGGCTAAGCGCCTCATAAATAGCCGGATGTTCATGGGCAAAAACAATTAATCCATCCCGCGATGCACTGCTTTGCCTGATAAGCTTTGCCAGCCGTTCAGGCTGCGCCTCCGGGACAAAAGTGCGATGCAGCGTTAACCGGCGGTAGCCCAGATGCGAGGCGACCGCAGTAAAATCCTGCGCCAGTTGCTTAAAGAAAAACGAATCGTTACTGCTTAGCAGCAGTTCAATCTGCCACGGATGACGATGCTCCTCAGGCAGAATTCGCCTGAGCCCGACTTCGCGTGCCGCCTGCAGTACCCTGTGAACCGTTTCCGGTGCAACGCCACCCCGTTCATTAAGCACCCGATCCACGGTTGCCAGCCCTACACCTGCCCGCAGGGCGACCTCTTTCAGCGACATGCCGCTCTCCTCTGAGGTAAACACCTCAAAACACCATGCCGTCAGTGTAAAACGCCGCGTTATCCTGCCGGTGCAGCTTTCTGCCGGACTATGATGGAGTTCAAATAATGAATAAAAAGCAACGCGTTGCCCTGCTCGGGTGTGGCTTTATTGGTGAAGTTCATGCGGCTAATCTTCAGGCACATCCCGGGGCTGAACTGGTGTGGGTAGCCGATGCGGAGCCCGCACGCGCCGCCGCATTTGCGACGCGCTTTGCTGCCCGAGCCGCGTCCGTAACTGAAGCGATAAACGATCCGCAAATTGACATGGTGCTTATCGCCAGCGCGACGCCGACGCATGCGGATTTGCTTGAAGCCGCTGCTCGCGCCGGTAAAGCAATCTACTGTGAAAAGCCGGTCGATCTCTCTCTTGAGCGTGCCCGTAAGGCCGTGGCTAACGTTCTCCCTTACAACGTGCCGGTTACGGTGGGGTTTAATCGCCGTTTCGATGTCAGTCATCAGCAGCTTAAGCAACAACTCCGCCAGGGGCGAATTGGCGCGGCGGAACTGATCCAGATGGTCTGCCGCTCTTCGGCCATGCCGCCGCTGGCCTATCTTCAGGCGTCCGGCGGTCAGATGCGCGATCAGGCTATCCACTTTTTTGACCTCCTGCGCTGGCTGACCGAAGAGGAGGTGACGGAGGTGGCGGCGATGGGGGCCGCGCTGGCACTGCCTTCGATCGGCGAATTCGACGACGTGGACACCAGCACGCTGCTGTTGCGCCTGCAGAGCGGAGCGCTGGCACAGCTCGATAATGCCCGCCGCACCGGCTATGGCTATGACGAACGCATCAGTGTGATGGGGGCAGACGGCATGCTGGAATCGGCCTCTCAGCCACAGCGCGGAGTCAGTTGTTATCAGGGCGCGCAGATTCAGCAGCCTGGGCTGCTGCCAGACTGGTTTAGCCGGGTGCAGCCAACCTATTATGCTCATCTGGATGCATTTATCCGATCGCTGAACGGGGAGCAGGTTGGGGATCTGCCTGGTCTGGAAGATGGCCTCAGGGCACAGGCGATTGCGGAAGCTGCAGTAATCTCACTGACGGAAAGGCGCTTCTGTCAGGTGGAAAACGTGCTGATCTGATTCGGCATGGCAGGCGGATAAAAAATAATTTTTTTTATCGAACAGAAACCAGTGCTGAGCTGTTTACTGTATAGCGCCGCGCTGGCGGAGTGTCTCTGGCAGGCTTAATCAACTGCGCATAGCAGGGGCTGAATTGAAAATGGTGCGTATCCTGCGCTACGAACGGACGTCAATTGCGCAGATCGCCTGGCTGCATGCGGATTATGGCCCGATGGCGCTTTGTATCTCGCCCGCATCGCACGACACGAACCCGATTGCCCGCGAACAGCGTCACGGCATGCAGCTGGCCTGGTGGACGCGCGACGGTTATCAATATGTACTGACTGGCCGCAACCCCTCAGCGCAGCTGGCGTCTGCCGCTGAAGCATTACAGGCAGCGCTTACGTAACCCGGCGGCATGCGCAGCGGTGACGGTCAGCGCAGCTCTCTGACCTGCGCTGCAATCTTAAGCGCAATGTTTACCCGATCGTCAACCACCCCGACCAGCCGATCCATACCGAAGGCGGAGCGAGAGATGGCGGTGGAAGCATGCAGTGCCAGCAAGCGAGAGGCAGGATCGAGGGTCTTCCCGCTGTCCAGCGAGGCCAGCATCACCACAGGCCGGCTGACAGCTTTAACCGTCAGCGTGCCAAAAATCCGGTAATTACCGTCACCCAGCGCAGCCACGCGACTGCTGACGAAATGAATCTGCGGGTAGCGCTCTGCATCAAAAAACAGATCACTTTTCAGTTGCCAGGTTAACAGGCTGTTCGAGGCGACCAGCGTTCCCACCGGAATATTCACTTCAATACGATCGTCACGATCTTCATCAGGATTAAGCGTAACCATGCCTGTCACGCCCTGCAGCCTGGCCTGCGAAAAGTCATGTCCAAAGGCACGCCACGAGAGGCCAATCGACGTTTTATCGGGGGTAATGGCATAGGTAACCGGCGCGGCACAGAGCACCGGGCTGATCAGGGCAAACAGAGTGCATAAACAGGCGGCACGTATCATCACTTTTTCTCTTTCAGAAAGACCAAACGTTAACGCCTGAAACCGCGATCTTATTCGCTTTAATTTGCACTGCTTTTACCACAGAGGCACAGATAATCTGAAAGATATTAACTGACTGTCACCTCAGATTCACCAAAATGTAATGATTATTCCGGGGGCGGAACATTAATAACAGGAAATATTAAGAATACATTAAGGCGACTTTATTAATCTGCCATTTCACTGAAATCCTGACTGGAGTCAGGTGACGACGTTGAGGTGGCAATTCACCATCTGAAATTAGCTTAATTTAATCAGTGAGTTACGTTTTTATTCTGAGCGGGAATTGATGTCAGGCGAGCTATGTCTGAGCTGACAACAGGCCGGGCCTGCTGTTTTATAAACAAAATATCAATAAATCAAAAAGAGTTGAGTGTCGAAGAAATATTATTGAAATAATAGTGAACTTTTCAGGAATCCATTAACTGAATCCCTGTTGATTTTATTGTAATTAAACCTATTCATTTAATGTTCAGTTAACTTTCATACGTTAGCTTGTATTAGCAGTCCGGTAACCTTAATTCCATAACGGGAAACCTGTTATGACTTATCTGCCTGCCAGACATTGATAAATCGCTATTCCAGTTCTTTTCCGGCGTTGTATCCGATTAACAACGCGCGACAGTTTATGGGTTTGATTTGCAGGAGTTTTAGCATGGATTTTTTGCCATTTTCCCGCCCTTCGTTCGGTGATGAGGAGCTGGCTGCTGTTAAAGCGGTATTCGACTCCGGATGGATAACAACCGGGGCGAAATGCGCCGAACTGGAGCAGGCCTTTGTTCAGCTGACCGGCAACCAGCATGCCATTGCAGTGAGCTCGGCTACTGCCGGGATGCATGTCACGCTGATGGCGATGGGGATCGGGCCTGGCGATGAGGTGATCACGCCGTCCATGACCTGGGTTTCAACCCTGAACCTGATTACGCTGCTGGGTGCCACGCCCGTCATGATTGATGTGGATCCGGAAAACCTGATGGTGACGCCGGAACGGATAGCGCAGGCTATTACGCCACGCACCCGCGCCATTATTCCGGTGCATTACGCCGGTGCGCCCGCCGATATCGCACCGATCTATCAACTGGCTGAGCAGCATGGCATTGCCATTATTGAAGATGCGGCTCACGCGGTGGGCACGACTTATCACGACAGACCGGTCGGGCATCGCGGCACGGCAATCTTCTCGTTCCACGCCATCAAAAACATCACCTGCGCGGAAGGCGGCCTGGTGGTGACCGATGACGCCGCTCTCGCCGATCGTATCCGCAGCCTGAAGTTTCACGGTCTGGCAGTGGATGCGTTTGATCGTCAGACTCAGGGGCGTCTGCCGCAGGCGGAAGTGATGATGCCGGGCTTCAAATACAATCTGCCCGATATCAGCGCCGCCATTGCGCTGGTGCAGTTACAGAAACTGCCGGGCTTTATCGCACGCCGTCGTGAGATTGCCGAACGCTATCTTAAGGCGCTGCGCTCGCTGCCTTTTACGCCACTTTCACTGCCAGAGTGGCCGCATCAGCATGCGTGGCATCTGTTTATTATCCGCATTGATGAACAACGCTGCGGGCTGTCCCGTGATGCCTTTATGCAGGCGCTGAAGACGCGGGACATCGGCAGCGGCCTGCATTTCCGTGCAGCGCATACCCACAAATATTACCGCGAGCGCTATCCCGATCTGCGTCTGCCCGCCAGTGACCGTAACAGCCAGCAGATGTGTTCAATTCCGCTGTTTCCGTCCATGACGGATCAGGATGTTGAACGCGTGATTCAGGCTTTACATGACATTGCCGGAGCCTGAGATGCGCGATATCAAACCGATCAATATGCTGTCCGTGGTGATCCCGGTCTATAACGAGCAGGAGAGTTTGCCGGAGCTGCTGCAGCGCACCAGCGCCGCCTGCGACGCCATCAACCTTGAATATGAAATTCTGCTGGTGGATGACGGCAGCAGTGACCGCTCTGCCGAACTGATTGAACAGGCCGCCACCATTCCCGGCAGCCGGATAACCGGCGTGCTGCTCAACCGCAACTATGGTCAGCACTCCGCCATCATGGCCGGGTTCAGCCAGGTCCGTGGCGATCTGATTATTACCCTTGATGCCGATCTGCAGAACCCGCCGGAAGAGATCCCGCGGCTGGTCGAGGCTGCGCGTCAGGGGTATGACGTGGTGGGCACCGTCCGACAGCAGCGCCAGGACACCTGGTTCCGTCGCAAGGCCTCGCGCACGCTCAACCACCTGATTCAGCGGGTCACCGGCAAAGCGATGGGGGATTACGGCTGCATGCTGCGTGCTTATCGTCGCCACATCGTCGAGGCGATGCTCAACTGCCACGAACGCAGCACCTTTATTCCGATTCTGGCCAACACCTTTGCCCGTCACACCATCGAGCTGCCGGTGATCCACGCCGAACGGGCTTTTGGCGATTCGAAATACAGCTTTATGCGTCTGATCAATCTTATGTACGACCTGGTGACCTGCCTGACCACTACGCCGCTGCGACTGCTCAGCGTGGTCGGCAGCCTGATTGCGCTCTCCGGCTTTGCTTTCTCACTGGTGCTGATCGTACTGCGACTCTTCTTTGGTGCGGCCTGGGCGGGTGACGGCGTCTTCGTGTTATTCGCCGTGTTGTTCATGTTTATCGGCGCCCAGTTTGTGGGTATGGGACTGCTCGGGGAGTACATCGGGCGCATTTATAACGACGTTCGCGCGCGTCCGCGCTATTTCGTTCAACGCATTGTTCAGGCTCCTGAAGAGCCTTCAGTACAGGATACTCAATCATGAAGACCGTTGTTTTCGCCTATCACGACATGGGCTGTGTCGGCATCAATGCCCTGCTGAATGCAGGCTATGAGATCACCGCCATTTTCACGCACAACGACGTGGCGACCGAAAATAACTTTTTCGGCTCGGTAGCCCGCCTGGCGGCAGAGCACGGTATTCCGGTTTATGCACCGGACGAGGCGAATCATCCGATCTGGCTTGACCGCATCCGTACCATGGCACCAGAGATGATCTTCTCGTTCTACTATCGCCATCTGCTGAGCGATGAGATCCTGCAATGTGCTCAGAAGGGGGCCTTTAACCTGCATGGTTCCCTGCTGCCAAAATACCGCGGCCGGGCACCGCTGAACTGGGCGCTGGTCAATGGCGAGCGCGAAACGGGCGTCACGCTGCATCGCATGGTGAAACGCGCAGATGCCGGTAATATTCTGGCGCAGCAGAAAGTGGCCATTGACGATCAGGACAACGCGCTGACGCTGCATCGCAAGCTGACCCAGGCCGCAGAGCAGCTGCTGGGCGACGTATTGCCTCGCCTGCGTCAGGGGGAGGTCAGTGAGTGGCCACAGGATGAGAGCCAGGCAACCCGCGTGGGCGGTCGCACGGCCGAAGATGGCCGCATTGACTGGAATCAGCCTGCTGCGACGATTCACAATCTGGTCAGAGCGGTCACCGATCCCTGGCCTGGCGCATTCGCCTTTGCCGGTTCGGTTAAGTTTATCGTCTGGAAGAGCCGGGTTCATCCGCAGCAGCAGCAGGCCAAACCGGGTACGGTCATCTCTAAACAGCCGTTCCTGATCGCCTGCGGCGAAGGCGCACTGGAAATCCAGACCGGACAGTCTGAGCATGGCGTTTACATGAACGGCAGCCAGCTGGCGCAGAGCCTGGGCATGGTGCCTGGC
Proteins encoded in this region:
- a CDS encoding DUF333 domain-containing protein gives rise to the protein MRNPASVWCLQRGGQELNEKSSSGAVTYCLLPSGEKIEQWALYHRDHPQ
- a CDS encoding LacI family DNA-binding transcriptional regulator → MSLKEVALRAGVGLATVDRVLNERGGVAPETVHRVLQAAREVGLRRILPEEHRHPWQIELLLSSNDSFFFKQLAQDFTAVASHLGYRRLTLHRTFVPEAQPERLAKLIRQSSASRDGLIVFAHEHPAIYEALSHCETCDVPVISLVTDLPGAARLCHVGINQLQAGRTAAQLLGKMVHQPGEVLMVSGHQDYSAHRQRIEGFRELITSRFPHLQLRDVLAAQENRDTLSKLLEKQLIQSGNLRGIYNTGLGNTEIGQALARHRQLNQCVWVTHELYATTRTLMAQQSVALTLDQNTRQHAQLAVQLMLNYLEQKVKPDEYASGKVDFMIYTAENLA
- a CDS encoding S6 family peptidase → MRHDIDVQEYRDFAENLGSYSVGLTDVPVYKKDGTLSGYLDFAMPDFSMVANYGYSTLVAPSYVASAKHNTGYQSVAFGKGAQYGATYKLINRNESPSVDFHLPRLNKVVTDASPVDAIEKTEMQKGDASRYSWFTRIGGGTQSQVSEDQTEQITLSGAYKWVSGGTINAGTIKRLSGNLRGTSYGPDNALTSPLSIGTMSGDSGSPIMVYDEVDKAWKIGGVLYGIVVTDNVYGTTSIWTYVPDGFIQKTVAANTSPDVVDLAGKGTIFWDNTAITQYGSSWSWAGLNSTYASAAPSTATNAELDATKDLRFNGAGGLITLNTPINMGAGKLQFSNDYTVASAAGVNATWAGGGIEVDADKEVLWQVNGLASDALHKIGAGTLHINAVGKNPGSLNVGEGTVILDQQADSSGNKQAFSSVTLVSGRPTVVLNDENQVATDKIFFGYRGGRLDVNGNTVNFIKINHTDSGARLVNHSQKASTVNINGYHSKDIVINTLDTNNRNGTPGSIYYYKKVNQPAEYFQLQKSKYTYYPQSKKTTSEWTYLGTDLDKAVNYRLTQLNGQVFRGFLGETLGNVLNGVMNVNILSEQASTLTALTGGMNLNGNLSVENGTTILSGQPVPHAGGVVIDDDWNTSLFKADQINVGSGAHFQVGEYAGVKASITAAESATLSFGYNDSQLAGEKSWRCYSAIYSDDVSCSQPVRSADALALLPASEVEGDVQLANNASLYLGKVNYQGAVTSTGSSLMTLDANANWTMTGNSNVSSLLAKSGSTLSMVPSGTWSAKTLNIDTLDATGLNLMLGVKPSTLESDKLIVKNALTGGHNLLDVSLLIGSEENVALTQDLVMVDAPAGTSHSYFSFADSYSGFSVYTPNYQVEDDNDRVLWVLESNKSPEPEPTPVPAPEVTPEPAPEVTPEPEPTPVPVPEVTPEPAPAPEVTPEPEPTPAPAPEVTPEPEPAPAPEVTPEPEPTPAPTPEVTPEPAPAPTPEVTPEPEPTPAPAPEVTPEPEPAPAPEVTPEPEPTPAPDASAEDNATAEQAAIEKAKAEEDAKSKAEAEAKAKAEEKAKEEAAKAEEAKKPAFDPDDWFTVYDNLPLIQHTRALLASRQYIFSEAVSQLYNRTDSLRASPESSGSWATIEQKKGHFLGLDVNQQTLNVGWDTRSDTQTVGISASYTQGEVKGEGHEKHRLATVGAFYSWQSDAGWFFDATSRYMYLNQEITLDPALNINGMKKDSHMLAGSLRTGYQFALADDTLFISPFVGVTAGVMSGYTLKGEDASVSLSSSTPYFTSSGFMVQKRGLGALMPNINVSASLAYQYSPGKNGSTTTLSDRQSNRQYSAWSDNRYRGSVGLEGIIAPGLSLNAKVESSFGGEFKTDYSGLVGLSYHF
- a CDS encoding PACE efflux transporter, translating into MEHDLSPVRTTTERVLHAVIFEVVANVLVFIILIIFASAAPAQSALLTIVSSTLAMGWNYLFNLMFDSIQLRTGFKKDWRIRCVHAVLFEAGLLLVLIPFAAWWLDITLFAALKLECGLVLFFLIYAYLFNLTWDYGRVMHIKKSDKINELH
- a CDS encoding Hha/YmoA family nucleoid-associated regulatory protein — encoded protein: MNKVYYLNKLRNCPSTDILDIVTSYMRKKLPSDDISSFDGAYDHRKAELIMNETYTEVPAEVWRLVC